Genomic DNA from Macadamia integrifolia cultivar HAES 741 chromosome 6, SCU_Mint_v3, whole genome shotgun sequence:
GATTCACTTGATCAATTTCGTGAGtcaaaaaatatatgtataattATTCCATTCATCAACTTATCCATCTTATACATTTACAATATAGGTAAGGTTCTCCGAGCTAACTAGAGAAGGTACATTGGtaccctcccccctcttgagagagagagagagagagagaacttgatAATTTATCCCCAAAGTAGTTTGGGTCACAATAGTTCAGGTTCTTGGATCtctatttttcttgctttattATACATTATTAGAATGTGTtttgagaatgcataccaaacacaagtATGATTattatttgggtttttttttttggtaaagattacTGTTTGGACAATGgaatgataaaataataataataaaaaaaaattgcggTCCTCCCGGCAGTCGTGTTAGGTCTTAGGACAACTGAGTCATGAGACGGTTAGGGAAGTGTGAATCCGAAGTCCGCACAGTGAAGTGTACTGTACTTATGAATCCGAGGTTTCCATTCTTGCGTGGCTACCCAATCCCACTAGAGACTCATTTATAAACTCATAACCGCTCACGTTTCACTCGTCTCGATCGCCTTTCACTGTCTCAAATTTAGGCTCTCTCTGTGCATTTTGTGCTGAGCGTGTTGTGTCTCTCTGCAAATTTCTTATATCTTTCCTTGCAACCTTTATTCCTTCGCTGTTTTCACATCGTTCATGGCAATGGCGGATGGTTATTGGAGGTACGGAGACGCTAACCAGACTTGTATGCTTTCCTTAACTGGAAAGCGTTCTCGCTTCGACTATGGTAATTAATAACCTTCTCCTGAACTCATCTTCCATCTTGGATTTGTTTTAGATTTCATTCTGGACTAGACTTTTGTTTGGGATGGAGGAGTTGTGTCTCCGATGATTCCCAAGATTAGTGTTTGGTTGCAGGAAagctcctcttttttttctctatttaatTAGTTTAGAATTGTAGAtcttgttgttcttcttctaaCTTCTACTGTTTTATTGCATGCGGCTTTACGTGTTTTCTTTCGAGTTAGGGTATCTGACTGTTCAGATTTCAGATCTCTTCTCATGTCATTttcctgctttttttttttctttgtgattaTCATCTGCTCCTGCAAATAATGGTTTTGTTTCTTATGCAAATGAGTTAGGTTGCATTTCTGAAGCTTTTGTTTCACTTTTGAGTTAGGTTCATTTTCTGGTAGTTGCAGGTTGCTTATTACTATATAAGGGTTATGGGTGTTGAAAGGGTTTGACATTACAGATTAGATTTATTTCTTGTTATTCATTGTTCATCTTTAACGTAAACAACGTCTGTCaaatgcagttggtgagctgtggtctgcaaaaaacccatgcttactgcctattttctattttccctACCTACCTTTCACAACTATGGCGTAAAGTTTTACTGTTTTAGATTTGGCGATGTAATTTTGATTTGTACGATTGTATCACTACCTAATACCTATGTTAGGACATTTTTACATCTTTTGCATCTTAGTTTACATCTTTGTAGATGCATGCAATTTAGATGCATTATCTTGGATTGATCCGAATACTTTTGGGTATCTagaccatggttctaaaactcggattTGATCGGTCAATATCTGGCGAATTGGAATGGCATTGGCCTTGACTAATCTGTGATCGATCATTCTTGAGGTTTAGAATCTTGATCTAGGCAAAGATGAAGTAAATCCAATATTGGGTCTTTTGCTAGCagaattaatattttatgatttttatttattttaggattgaCATGTAATAGTAGGAGATATCTGCTAGGATTTATTTTCCTCATTAATTAGAGTTTTCAAATTAGAGtatgttttcttttcatgttgggtttcattttttatttaagtacATGTAACCATCAAACTAGTACCAATTGACGAATGAATTGAAAGTTGAGTTTGTTGTGCGTGTATGGTATGTGGGTGtgtgctcctctctctctctcactggaTTTTCTCTTGTATCACCATCTTCTACTATTATTCTTATTCTATTATTTATTCCCATCTTCTACGGTTGTATCACTACCTAATACCCATGTTAGGACATTTGTACATCTTTTGCATCTTAGTTTACATCTTTGTAGATGCATATGATGTAGATGCACTATATTGGATCGATCCAAACCTTTTTAGGTATCTagaccatggttttaaaaattggactTAATCGATCAATATCTGGCGGATTGGAACAGTATTGGTCTTGACTGATCCTGTGATCGGTCTTGAGGTTTAGAATCTTGATCCAGACATAGATGAACTAAgtccaattttgggtatttgtCTAATAGAATATttgatgatttttatttatttttgggatttgaCATGTAATAGTAGGAGATATctattaggatttagtttcctaatcaattagagtaggtttcatTTTCATGTTGGATtccactttttttatttaagtacATGTAACCATAAAATTAGTTCTCAGATTGAAAGAATGAATTGAAAGTTGAgtttgttgtgtgtgtgtggtatgtgtgtgtgtgtgctctctctctctctctctctctctctctctctctctctctctctattttgtcTTGCATCACCCTCTTCTACTATTATACTTATTCTATTATTTATTCCCGTCTTCCTCCCTATGATCCAAttattttcttagttttttttttctggtatttTGAATCACATCTGTGGAAGTTGCAAAGTTCCCTGGCACTGGAAGTAATGAAGATGTAAGAGGTGTACCCCATGTTGCAAGAGATGCTGTAACCATTGAAGCATCCTATAATCGTTACCTGTGCCAAACGGTATATAATGCACACAAATATATTAGTGCCATTTTTTATGCTCCTGATCAATTGCTTTTTTAATCTAATGATATGTGTTGTAGTACGGTGAGAATTATTTCCAGCAAATGTCATCTTATGGTGTTGGAGAATCAAGTAGAACAATGATTGGGGGAATGACCAGTCATTATGTCAAAAGTTGGAACATGGATTTTGTTGGTGAAAAACCTGAGATGCTTGTCCCCCCAGATGCTTCAAACAGTCTTTATGTGGAGGGTTTGCCTGCAGACTGTACACGCAGGGAAGCTTCCCGTATCCTTCAATTAGCAATATTATGTTagatatgtatgtccatcaaaccctgATTTATTAATAAGACTGTTTATTTTCACCAACACTTGTCCTCTACTTTTATGCTTCTGTTATTGTTCCTTAACTCGAATATGCAGATATTTTTCATCCTTTCGTAGGGTTTAAAGATGTAAGACTCGTAATAAGGCAATCTAAATTTAGATATGTAAGTTAATTGCTTTGTTGTGTTGAGTCATTATTCTGCAGTCTATGGTACTTTACTTCacatacttctttttttttttttttttttttttcagagtgCAAAAGAGCCGTATGCGCTCTGCTTTGTTGATTTTGAAACTCCTGCACAGGCTATGACTGCATTACATGCCTTGCAAGGTGAACATGACAATCCTACTTCCTTCAAGTCCTAGAAATCTTGACTCCATGTGTAATAACATGTCCATTTTGGTGTTTGTTCCTCTAATGTCTTTTGTCTTTGAATCTAGAAGCATGTGTAGTTATATTCTAATTGTATCTGATATGACTATGAGCTTTACTGCAACATTTGGCTTGAAAAAAATTACTATTCTTTTTAGTTTATGCTTGAACTATGCTTCGGGGACTTTTGCTACCCTCATCTACATAGTATGACACTTCttacaatttatttttcattatttattggTTGGTTCTCCTTAAGAGTTAAGGTGATTAGACCATGTTCTAATAATGGTGAAACTAGTGTACAAATCTGAATGCATGGTAGCACTAATATTACCCTAAGATATGCCAGTGGGTTTGCTCAGATTCTCTTGTATTTAGTAATAGTGGATGAATAGTATATTAATTCTACACATTAGGACATCTTTTGACATTTCCATGTTATGTAGTATAGAATGTTTTTGAGGGTAACATTAGAATAGTGTGCAGGGCATGACTTTTTCCATTTTGATTTTGCAGGATATAAATTTGATAGGCATGATGAGAATTCTGCTGAACTAAAGTTACAATTTGCTCGTCATCCACGTTTAAAGTTAGGCGGTGGGCCTCGTGGTTGGCGTTGATTGGTTTTTCAATGTTTGATTATGTTTGGCTTATTAACTTTGTTAGACATTAATTTTTACGTGTTCTGGTGGTATCTTTATTTACATGGATGATAGTATATTAGAATACAGTAGATTGGGAGaagatcattttattttttgttgcttttttGCTGGATAAACATATCCCTGTTGCTAGATGTGGATTTATTTCTTACTAGACTAATTACATATTTGCAAGCATCTCCTTTTATGTGCAAATCTTTAACTAGGTTGGAATAGAGGTTGACCTGCAATGTGAACTTGCAAGGAGCCAATTGTTTTTGCAATGAGCTTGCTTGATGTTTATGTATATTGTTGCCTCAATTAAATTGGTATTACTATGAGATATGTTAATTTAAAGGGGGTGTACTAAGTGTTTGAGGCTCTTGCCACTGCcgaggagggtcataatgtagtcaaccttacccctgcttcgcaAAGATGTTGTTTTCTGGGTCGAACcttgaccactaggtcacaatggagcatcCTTACCATGGTGTTGAGGTCTCGCATCTTATTATGAGATGtgttaatttatattttaaaattggtGTTGGGATGAAACTTGCTTAAAATTTCAAGGAAGCTTAGTAAATGCCTACTGAGAGCAAAAACATTTTCTCAGTCAATTGTGATTCTTTAAGAGTTTACAAATTACATCATATATATGTATGCtctgagaaagtcgtttgaggtggttatagtcatgttcaacggaggcctaaGGATGCCCTAGTAACGAGGAGTGATATGATAATGATTAAAGAAGCTCAAAGATCCATGGGCAGGTCTAAAATGACCGTAGGAAAAGTtaaggaatgacatgcatagtctaggttTTGTCCCAAGTAGGACCTCAGTTAGAGCCAATTGGAGGGCAAGGCATGTGGCCGACCCATTTAGCTGAGTTTCTCTTAACTTACTGGTTTGTGCCTTTCATCTTTCTATCACCTCTCCACCATTTCTCTCTAtcatttcctattttccttttttttttttccccttcatttctctttttctatttgACCTCAATTTcccctactttgttttgcacaGATCCTTGTAGCCGagccattaagttgggataaatttgggtttgttgttgttgttgttgttgttgttgttgttgttgtgttttTAGACATTGATGTATTGCTACAGTCATTGGTATATTATATTGTGagtttcttattgacacccttaaggtGTCAAATTATTTACTATCTtactttttttacccttttactaTAATACACTTTACCTATCCCATTCCTTGACTGTAGAAATGATGAGTTTCTCGTAGTTGGAACTTGATTGACTTTGTTATTCTTGACTCATAACCTTGGAACCTGATTCAAGCTAATACCCTCGAACTCTCTCTTTCAGTTGAATTTTATTCTAGGAGTGAAATCTAATCAGGTCATGGGATATTGGGATTCATGACCTTCTGGAGCTTTACTCCATCCTAATTGTTTTGTTGTAACTAATGTAAAACTGATTCTACAAGAACCAATTCTACAGTATGATCATAATTCCTTCAATTAATAGTATCAATTTTACTAACCAACACTTCAAACAATAAAATATAACTGAGATTacaacagaaaatagagaaaaaaaatattagaagaagaagaagtagggaTGGGAAAGATGTAGGGCCCATATGATAACGTttcgtttctgctatttctgccatttctgttcctagaaacaacagaaatggcctaaaaagcgtttgataaagtcattccatttcttttgcttttagaaacataaatcaaaatttatatcaatttctgttcctagaaacgcaaatggcgaaacaagtcatacttgtttttccgtttctagaaaccaCTTTTATGTTCGAAACTCTCTCAACCCCCGAAACTCTCTCCAGCTCTAGACCAGTCACCACCCTCACCTCTCCAGTCCAGAGCCCAGAGTTGATACGATAATGGTGAGAACTACCGAAGCAGGCGGCGCCGCCACTACCGATGACCGATGCTGGTGGTGCAGTAAGGACGATTTCTTCCCAGTGATAGGTCTACTCACAATTATAGCACGcgccaacaccaccaccaccgccattGCCATAACCACCACCAGACCTCCTTCCTCTGCTGCCGCCGCCACCACTCCATCCTCTCCCAAACCCACTACCAAACCCACCACCATAATTGTCGTAAGATCACCTGCCTCTTCCACCAGAAAACCCACGTCCACCACCTTCACCATCAGAGACTTAAGATCCGTTCAATCCTATCACATCTACAGCCTTCGTTCGTCCATCATCGCCACGTTCGATCTCAAACTCAACCTGCTCACCCTCCGAAAGAGTCCTGAATACATCGGAACGGATCGACGTTTAGTGAACGAAAACATCGTCGCTACCATTCTATGAAGAAGACCCTCACAGGGTGGGACATCCTCTGGTTCGGCGTCGGCTCCGTCATGGGAGTCGGAATCTTCGTACTCAGGGGCCTCACTTCCCCCACCCAAGCCGGACCAGCTGTTGTCCTCTCCTTCTTAGCCTCCGGTATCTCTGCTCTCCTCTTCGTTCTCTGCTACACCGAATTCGCCGTTGAAATCCCTATAGCAGGCGGCTCCTTCAACTACAGAGAATTCGTCTCGTGTGCTTGCCAAAATGAAATCTTCTGATATAGCTCCCATTAAGGCAAAGAACGAGTAGAATTTGGGGTCTATGGTGAAGAAATTCATGGAGAGGAGAGTTGCAGAGGTTAGTAGAGAAGAGAAGCGAAAACGTTTCCATAAACAggttttatcaaacaccttgaattccgtttctgttcccagaaaagaaaatttatgtttctaccatttcttgaCACATAAACgacaaaaacattatcaaacgggcccatagTCTCTCTTAGACTTGGGTCTCTCACTCACGGCATCTCACAACCACTATTTGACACTGCTTCAAAAGCCAAAGCTCTCTTTTCTAAAACAGTAGCTGGTCAATAGCCTTTAGTTAGGCCTTCAATCTTGATCTCATCCACCTGTATTATCTTATAGAAATAGTCTCCACCAAAGCTATTGTGGGGCCCATGGCGATCTACTAGTAACCTTCTACTGCAAGGAAGAAAACGCTGCAACAAATACCTTGCGACAACCTGGCTGGGTAAATATATTCCTAAATATTTTCCTTGATAGAAAGCATCCATGCATAGCAGTTTCTCCACCAGCTGAATATGGGGCCcacttaattatgaaaatgatAATGATCTTGGTCTCAATGGGAAGATAATTAAGAGGATTGCTAAGagaattaataaaattcctTACGAATTGTAAGGGTTCACAAGTTTCATTTTAAACGTGAAAACTTTCTAAATAGAATTAGGAACGAATTGTAAGGGTTCATAAGTTTCATTTTATAGGTGAAAACTTTCTAAATAGAATTAGAGTAAATATAGATGGAATAAGacagctcttttttttttttttttttttaagacagcttatttcttattaatatttttaattctaagtgttttttttttttttttatcattgaatCACTGACACGCCATAGCACTAGGGTTTTGTTCATAAGTTTCTTACTAGGGTTTTACTAACTAATGGTGTCTTCTGTTCTATTTTTTACGAAGGTTATTTTGCCAAGTAaccaattttatattatttgctCAAACTTACCCAACAAATAGAGGTTTGATATGGAAAAATATCTATGCAATTTAGGCATGAACTTAAACACGtgttaaatataaaatatacttaaataattttaaactGCCAAATAGCAACTTTTAGAACTCTTCATGGTCCAAGGAATTTTACGAGTCAGAATTTATTAGCTTTTTGGCAGGTGGCCAATTTTTTATCTATAAACTTTTTCAACAAATAGATGATTGATTTGGCAACATATTTGCTCAACAGTTTAGGCGCTAACTTAAATATATATTAGATATACAATATACTTGAATAAATTTTAAACCACCAAATGGAAACTATTAAAGCTCTCCATGGTGCAGGGAATTTTAGGTGTTAGTATTTACTAGCTTTTAGTCAAGTGGTCAATTTTGTATATGTGAAtacttagggtccgtttgataacgtttctgccgtttctatttcaagaaacggcagaaacataaatttctgtttctagaaacagaaacggaattgaaggtgtttgataagtcatgtttttagaagtcgataataaccagtgaaaaaatggccacaagtgtttccagaaacagcgaaacaagttcaacttgtttctcctgggtcgtttcttgaaccataaataagtataaatttctatttctatttctaaaaataagtgaaacgaaacagttttatcaaatgctttttgctctgtttctggaaacagaaacggcaaaaacgcgtttcttgaaacgttatcaaacgggcccttagctTTTGGACAGATTTCCAATTTTGTATTTGCAATCTATCAAACAAATAGAGGTTTGACATGGCAACATATTTACACAGTTTATACATGAACTTAAATACGTGTTAGATATATGATATACTTAATAAATTTTAAACCACCAAATGAAAACTATTAAAGCTCTCCAATCTCCATGGTGCGAGGAATTTTAGGTGTTAGTATTTACTAGCTTTTTGCCAAttggtcttcttttttttttttggtggaaaaggTGGTCAATTTTGTATATGTGAACTCCCAGTTTCTTGACAGGTGTCCAATTTTGTATCTCCGATCTATCTAACAAATAGAGGTTTGATGTGGCAACATATTTACATTGTTTAGGCGTGAGATTTCAAACCGACAAATGGCAAATATTAAAGCTCTCCATGGTGCGAAGAATTTCAGGTGTTAGTATGTACCAACTTTTGCTAAGTGGTcaattttgtgtatatatatatatatgtgtgtgtgtgtgtgtgtgtgtgtgtgtgtgtgtgtgtgtgtgtgtgtgtgtgtgtgaatgaaCTCATAGCTTTTTGACATGTGCCTAATTTTGTATTTGCAATTTATCTGACAAATAGAGGTTTGATGTGGCAACATATTTACACGATTTAGGTGTGAACTTAAATGTGTAATAGATATATGATATACTTAAAGAAATTTTAAACCACCAAATGGCAACTATTAAAGCTCTTTATGATGCGAGGAATTTTTGGTGTCAGTATTTACTAGCTTTTGCCTAAGTGGCCAATTTTGTATATGTGAACTCCTAGCATTTTGACAAGCGTTCAATTTTGTATTTGCGATCTATCCAACAAGTAGACATTTGATGTGGCAACATATTTACACGATTTTGGCGTGAACTTAAATACGTATTAGATGTATTATAtacttaaataaattttaaacgACCAAATGACAACTATTATAGCTCTCCATGACGCGAGGAATTTTAAGTGTTAGTATTCACTAGCGATTTACCAAGTGTCCAATTTTATATCTACAATCTATCCGACAAATAGAAGATTGATTTGGAAACATATTTACACAGCTCAAACGTGAACTTAAAAAGTATTAAATGTACGATCTACTTAAAGAAGTTTGAAACCATCAAATGACAACTATTAAAGCTCTGCATGATGCAAGGAATTCTAGTTGTCAAGTTCTCTCTGAGAAACTCTTACAAATCGAAGTAAGTATCTAATCAGGTTTAATACTGGTTTCTATACAAACAAGTAGCTATCGGTGATTCACTTGATCAATTTcatgagtatatatatatatatatatatatagatattccAATTATCAAATTATCCATATCATACATTTaaaaatatgggtaaaaagttctcAGAGGTGACCACGGAAGTTACACTAGCACTATcacctctcccctctcccctctcatttATATTCATGTGAAACGATTTCTTTTTGagaataaggctttgataattTGAATATGGGGCTCTATCTTAGGCTACTTGATGTATGAGTTGGGCATTAACGACAGATGGTCAATTATCTCCGAAGCAACTTGAGTCACAATAGTTAAAATGCATTTAAATCGATCGAAACTATATCAAATTGAATCaagtttgacacccctagttactGGTTTAGATTATAACACATTATGAAACCTGATTTTCACCTATTTTTCGCTCTTCAAAACTTGTTTTAAAGAATCTATTGCAAGAATGCATACCTTATATTCCATACACTACCACATACACTACCACATCTAACAATGTTGAGAACAAGAACAACCCAAAGAAACAACAATACCAAACGCATGTGTGCTTAGTGCATATAATCTGGACACTGAAATGACGAGATTTGTGGTCCTCCCACCAATCATCTTACGAGTCTTGTTGGTTACCCACATTAATAAGTCAGTAACCGCTCACAAAGCTCTCACATGCTCCTTGACCCTTGTGCATTTGTGCTTCCAGTCTTCGACtgcaaatcttctctctcttatataTTTCATGGTAACTTTCAGTTATCTGTCCTTcgttttttagtttctttcgtTCCTCCGCTGTTTTCAAACCGTTCTTGGCAATGGCGGATCATTATTGGAGGTACGGATACGGAAACCAGACTAATATGTCTCCTGTTGCCGGAAAACGTCCTCGCTCCGTCTATGGTAACCTTCTCCTGTACTCATCTTCCATCATGGATTTCTTTTAGATTTCAGTCTGTGCTGGAgatatattttttatcattaaTCTGCATGGGTGTTTTAGGTTTCAGTGACTGAAACTTTTGGGATGGAGTCTGTGTAAAGCTACCTTCTTTTCTATTTAATCTGTTTTGTTTAGCATGGAATTGTAGATCCCGTTGTTGTTCTTCTACTTTACTGTTTATCTTTCAACTTATGCATGGTAAGTCAGCTTAGAATTGTTGATCACGTTGTTGTTCTTCTACTTTACTGTTTATGGCATGCTTTACTTGTTTTCTTTCAAGTTATGGTAATTGACTTGGTTCAATAGTGAGAAGTTTTTTGCAGAAGAGTCCATTCTTTTGGTCTGCCAAAAAAGGTTATAGGAGTTGTCTTTCtcaatgttttttcttttccttaatacatacaagttacgtattaaaaaaaaaaaaggtttgtcTGGATTTAGGGATCCATCCCCTTTCTTTGGGTCAGCCCAAAGAGGGATCTCATATTCTGAATCACATCTGTGGAAGTTGCAGAGTTCCCTGGAAGTGATGAATTTCCTAGTTATTTCCCTCGTGAAGATGAAAGAGGTCCACCTCGTGTTGTAATAAACGTCGAAACCATCGGAGCATCCTATGATCGTTACCTTCGCCAAGTGGTATATAGTGCACACAAATATTAGATCATTTTATGCTTCTGAATTGTCATTTTGAATCTAATGATGTTTGAGAGGTTAATGGTTTGATGAAAAAAATTCCAGAGAATGCCATCGTATGGTCGTGAAGTAACTAATAGTCCAATGAGTGGGGAGATAATCAGTCATCCTGTTGATGATCCACATATGATGATGAATGGTGGGGGCATGGAGCTCGGCATGGCTGGAAAAAGCCAGAACATGGGGTTTGGCCATGGAAGACTTGAGATGCCTCTCCCCCCTGGTGCTTCAAACACTCTGTTTGTGGAGGGCTTGCCTAAAGACTGTACCCGCAGGGAAGTTTCCCGTATCCTTCTATTATTAACATTCTCTGTCTCCTAGTTTTGCACTTGTTGTTGTAAAAGAATAATTAAATACATAGTGTTAGACTTATCTGTAATGAACGGTAGATGATGCACTGACCTTGAGATTAGATGATGCACTGACCTTGAGATGTAGCCTTGT
This window encodes:
- the LOC122082886 gene encoding RNA-binding protein 1-like isoform X1: MAMADGYWRYGDANQTCMLSLTGKRSRFDYVAKFPGTGSNEDVRGVPHVARDAVTIEASYNRYLCQTYGENYFQQMSSYGVGESSRTMIGGMTSHYVKSWNMDFVGEKPEMLVPPDASNSLYVEGLPADCTRREASHIFHPFVGFKDVRLVIRQSKFRYSAKEPYALCFVDFETPAQAMTALHALQGYKFDRHDENSAELKLQFARHPRLKLGGGPRGWR
- the LOC122082855 gene encoding RNA-binding protein 1-like isoform X2: MADHYWRYGYGNQTNMSPVAGKRPRSVYEFPGSDEFPSYFPREDERGPPRVVINVETIGASYDRYLRQVRMPSYGREVTNSPMSGEIISHPVDDPHMMMNGGGMELGMAGKSQNMGFGHGRLEMPLPPGASNTLFVEGLPKDCTRREVSHIFRPFAGFKEVRIVTKKYKSRHSLVLCFVDFATPAQAARVIHALQGYKFDVHDQNSGNLRVEFAHHPDLRSVGGPCGKR
- the LOC122082855 gene encoding RNA-binding protein 1-like isoform X1, producing the protein MADHYWRYGYGNQTNMSPVAGKRPRSVYVAEFPGSDEFPSYFPREDERGPPRVVINVETIGASYDRYLRQVRMPSYGREVTNSPMSGEIISHPVDDPHMMMNGGGMELGMAGKSQNMGFGHGRLEMPLPPGASNTLFVEGLPKDCTRREVSHIFRPFAGFKEVRIVTKKYKSRHSLVLCFVDFATPAQAARVIHALQGYKFDVHDQNSGNLRVEFAHHPDLRSVGGPCGKR
- the LOC122082886 gene encoding RNA-binding protein 1-like isoform X2, with protein sequence MAMADGYWRYGDANQTCMLSLTGKRSRFDYEFPGTGSNEDVRGVPHVARDAVTIEASYNRYLCQTYGENYFQQMSSYGVGESSRTMIGGMTSHYVKSWNMDFVGEKPEMLVPPDASNSLYVEGLPADCTRREASHIFHPFVGFKDVRLVIRQSKFRYSAKEPYALCFVDFETPAQAMTALHALQGYKFDRHDENSAELKLQFARHPRLKLGGGPRGWR